Proteins encoded together in one Cytophagales bacterium window:
- a CDS encoding oxygen-independent coproporphyrinogen III oxidase, which translates to MDINLIKKYNKPGPRYTSYPTVPYWNETAPTQDEWKYLVNNTFERFNEPNGISLYIHLPYCENLCTYCACNKRITVNHQVEEPYIKTLLKEWELYLDIFNVVPLIKEIHLGGGTPTFFSPGNLKKLIEGILSKAKIAKPPFNPSRPKVPARHYVLAGGRDRPKVGGTGQPLSPPGGKEDGEVPPFGGDLGGACEFGFEAHPNNTTDEHLKVLFDLGFRRLSLGIQEFDPKVQKIINRIQSFQMVEKVTSEARKIGYQSINYDLIYGLPLQNTKSIIETVGKVKKLVPDRIAFYSYAHVPWLKSGQRLFTEKDLPDEFEKRRIYEIGRELLEHAGYHEIGMDHFALRHDSLYKAKINKTLHRNFMGYTPATTKLLIGLGASSISDTWNGFAQNEKTVENYTNRIEKGELAIFKGHILNEEDLILRKHILNLMCRFETSWESTNLRHPSLYEGLDRLKEMEAGKLITINSKNLIVHKKGLPFIRNICMALDARLWKKKPKEKLFSSTI; encoded by the coding sequence ATGGATATAAATTTAATAAAAAAATACAACAAACCCGGCCCTCGTTACACAAGCTATCCAACAGTGCCATACTGGAATGAGACAGCCCCAACCCAGGATGAATGGAAATATTTAGTTAACAATACTTTTGAGAGATTCAACGAGCCCAATGGGATCAGCTTATACATCCACCTGCCTTATTGTGAAAATCTATGTACCTACTGCGCCTGTAATAAAAGAATTACGGTAAACCATCAAGTTGAGGAGCCCTATATAAAGACTCTTTTAAAAGAATGGGAATTATACCTTGATATTTTTAATGTAGTACCTCTAATCAAGGAAATACATTTGGGAGGTGGAACGCCTACATTCTTTAGCCCTGGAAATCTAAAAAAACTAATAGAAGGCATTTTATCAAAAGCTAAAATTGCCAAGCCCCCCTTTAATCCCTCCCGACCAAAGGTACCTGCCCGCCACTACGTTTTGGCAGGCGGGCGGGACAGGCCCAAAGTGGGGGGAACTGGCCAACCCCTATCCCCACCAGGAGGGAAAGAGGATGGCGAAGTCCCCCCCTTTGGAGGGGATTTAGGGGGGGCTTGTGAATTTGGCTTTGAAGCGCACCCCAACAATACTACTGATGAACATTTGAAAGTTCTTTTCGATTTAGGATTCAGGAGGTTAAGCCTGGGAATCCAGGAGTTTGACCCAAAAGTGCAGAAGATCATTAACAGGATACAATCGTTTCAAATGGTTGAAAAAGTCACGTCAGAGGCCAGGAAAATTGGTTATCAATCCATCAACTATGATTTGATATACGGCCTGCCGCTTCAGAACACCAAATCGATCATTGAAACTGTTGGTAAAGTAAAAAAACTAGTACCTGACCGAATCGCATTCTATAGCTATGCCCATGTACCGTGGCTAAAGTCAGGACAAAGGCTATTTACTGAAAAAGATTTACCCGATGAATTTGAGAAAAGAAGGATCTATGAAATTGGCAGGGAACTGCTTGAGCATGCAGGATATCATGAAATCGGCATGGATCATTTTGCTCTAAGGCATGACTCCCTTTACAAAGCAAAAATAAATAAAACTTTACACAGGAATTTTATGGGATATACGCCAGCAACTACAAAGCTTTTAATCGGATTGGGCGCATCTTCTATCAGTGACACATGGAATGGGTTTGCTCAAAATGAGAAGACAGTGGAAAATTATACTAATAGAATTGAAAAGGGGGAATTAGCAATTTTCAAAGGTCATATACTCAATGAAGAAGATCTGATATTGCGAAAACACATTTTAAATCTCATGTGTCGTTTTGAAACTTCATGGGAATCTACCAATCTGCGGCATCCATCACTTTATGAAGGATTGGATAGGTTAAAAGAGATGGAAGCAGGCAAATTAATTACCATTAACTCAAAAAATCTAATTGTTCATAAAAAAGGGCTACCATTTATAAGAAACATTTGCATGGCCCTGGATGCCAGATTATGGAAGAAAAAGCCGAAAGAGAAATTGTTTAGTAGTACAATATAA
- a CDS encoding Rrf2 family transcriptional regulator, whose translation MFSRSCEYALQAVLYITLHSSNKAVGLTAIAKSQKIPAHFLSKILQLLVKHKILNSTKGPNGGFNLNVAAKRLTLLEIVKIVDGLDIFDKCGIGLKTCSDKNPCPIHNDFKIVKNKIRQLLSEKTVAELCEDVKNGSAIVNLKG comes from the coding sequence ATGTTTTCCCGTTCATGTGAATACGCCCTGCAGGCTGTTTTGTACATTACACTACATAGTAGCAATAAAGCAGTGGGTTTAACCGCAATTGCAAAATCGCAAAAAATCCCTGCTCATTTTTTAAGTAAGATACTTCAATTGCTTGTAAAACATAAAATCTTAAACTCTACCAAAGGACCAAATGGAGGATTTAACCTTAATGTTGCAGCTAAAAGACTTACTTTATTGGAAATTGTAAAGATCGTTGACGGATTAGACATATTTGATAAGTGCGGCATAGGGCTCAAAACGTGTTCGGACAAAAATCCCTGCCCGATCCATAACGACTTTAAGATAGTAAAAAATAAGATCCGGCAGCTTTTGTCAGAGAAAACCGTGGCTGAATTATGTGAGGATGTGAAAAATGGGAGCGCTATTGTAAATTTGAAGGGTTAA
- a CDS encoding cyclohexa-1,5-dienecarbonyl-CoA hydratase — protein MKQEMFTKIKLHYTHDQSVARIILDDGKGNVMDSIMMEELLKALNSFKSSKGLKLITFEGEGQNFSFGASVEEHKKEQAAEMLKNFHALFYIIIDLGIPTLAKISGQCLGGGMELTLICNFLFADKTAMVGQPEIVLGVFPPPASLLIPLKTGNANAEELLITGNIITAEKAKAMGLVNEVFENKEAMEAAVAEWISRHIIPKSASSLRYAVKSSRTVFNQVIMEKLPVLEVMYVKQLMETKDANEGINSFLEKRRPVWENC, from the coding sequence ATGAAACAAGAAATGTTTACAAAAATAAAACTTCACTATACGCATGACCAATCAGTCGCCCGTATCATTCTTGATGATGGCAAAGGCAATGTAATGGATAGTATAATGATGGAAGAATTACTAAAAGCATTGAATTCTTTTAAGTCAAGTAAAGGTCTAAAGCTCATCACTTTTGAGGGCGAAGGCCAAAATTTTTCTTTTGGCGCTAGTGTTGAGGAGCACAAAAAAGAGCAAGCGGCTGAAATGTTAAAAAATTTCCATGCATTGTTTTATATCATTATTGACCTGGGCATACCAACCTTAGCTAAGATTTCCGGTCAGTGTCTTGGTGGAGGAATGGAACTAACTTTGATCTGCAACTTTCTTTTTGCTGATAAAACAGCGATGGTGGGTCAACCTGAAATTGTTTTGGGCGTTTTCCCCCCGCCTGCTTCTCTGCTGATCCCATTAAAAACAGGAAATGCAAATGCTGAAGAATTGTTGATTACAGGGAATATCATTACGGCAGAGAAGGCAAAGGCAATGGGTTTGGTCAATGAAGTTTTTGAGAATAAAGAAGCTATGGAAGCAGCAGTTGCTGAATGGATTTCAAGACATATTATTCCCAAAAGTGCTTCATCTTTACGATACGCAGTTAAATCTTCAAGAACGGTCTTTAACCAGGTCATTATGGAAAAACTCCCGGTGCTGGAAGTGATGTACGTAAAGCAATTAATGGAAACAAAAGATGCAAATGAGGGAATTAATTCATTTTTAGAAAAAAGGAGGCCTGTCTGGGAAAATTGTTAG
- the oah gene encoding 6-oxocyclohex-1-ene-1-carbonyl-CoA hydratase: MLVNHNLTETDYAEIIFEKRSCLDKKGKLVEGIYNAWIILNNPEQYNSYTTQMVKEVILAFGEASNDRSVNAVVFTAAGNKAFCTGGNTKEYAEYYAGNPQEYRQYMRLFNDMVSAILMCDKPVVNRVNGMRIGGGQEIGMACDFSLAQDLARFGQAGPKHGSAPDGGSTDFLHLFVGVESAMFSCTVCDPWSAHEAYRHGLLTEIIPALKVNGGYIPNPLVYTDNWVNEKGEIIYGTFKKGDEMAAAKELLKSGEVDLSLLDDAIEKFCTKLMYTFPNCMSKTINSIRKKKLEHWDKNKETNRDWLALNMMTEAKAGFRAFNEGPKDNREVDFIKLRQLLAEGKEWNDELIEAISPQFQI; this comes from the coding sequence ATGTTAGTAAACCACAATTTAACAGAGACAGATTACGCTGAGATCATTTTCGAAAAACGTTCATGCCTTGATAAAAAAGGTAAACTTGTGGAAGGGATTTACAATGCCTGGATCATTCTGAATAATCCCGAACAGTACAATTCATACACCACCCAAATGGTAAAGGAAGTCATACTTGCTTTCGGGGAAGCATCTAATGATCGTTCTGTGAATGCGGTTGTATTTACCGCTGCGGGCAATAAAGCTTTCTGCACAGGTGGCAACACCAAAGAATACGCGGAGTACTATGCAGGCAATCCACAGGAATACAGGCAATACATGCGCTTGTTCAATGACATGGTTTCAGCCATATTGATGTGTGATAAGCCGGTGGTTAACCGGGTGAACGGGATGCGCATTGGCGGAGGACAGGAGATAGGAATGGCCTGTGATTTCTCTCTTGCACAGGATCTGGCGCGTTTTGGGCAGGCAGGTCCTAAGCATGGCAGCGCCCCGGACGGAGGGTCAACCGACTTTTTACATTTATTTGTTGGCGTTGAAAGCGCTATGTTCTCCTGTACTGTTTGTGATCCCTGGAGCGCCCATGAAGCATACAGACATGGGCTTTTGACTGAAATTATTCCTGCCCTGAAAGTGAATGGTGGATATATTCCAAACCCTTTGGTTTACACTGATAATTGGGTAAATGAAAAAGGAGAGATCATATATGGTACATTCAAAAAAGGTGATGAAATGGCAGCAGCGAAAGAATTATTAAAATCCGGGGAAGTTGACTTATCTCTGCTGGATGATGCAATTGAGAAGTTTTGTACAAAATTAATGTACACTTTCCCGAACTGCATGAGCAAGACCATTAATTCCATTCGCAAGAAAAAGCTGGAACACTGGGATAAAAATAAAGAGACCAATCGCGATTGGCTGGCGCTCAATATGATGACAGAAGCTAAAGCCGGTTTCAGGGCGTTTAATGAAGGCCCAAAAGATAATCGTGAAGTTGATTTTATAAAACTTCGTCAGTTGTTAGCAGAGGGGAAAGAATGGAATGACGAGTTGATTGAAGCGATTTCGCCTCAGTTTCAAATATGA